A genomic stretch from Apodemus sylvaticus chromosome 12, mApoSyl1.1, whole genome shotgun sequence includes:
- the G0s2 gene encoding G0/G1 switch protein 2, with the protein MESVQELIPLAKEMMAQKPRGKLVKLYVLGSVLALFGVVLGLVETVCSPFTAASRLRDQEAAVAELREACEQQSLHKQALLAGGKAQEATLRSRALSLRQHAS; encoded by the coding sequence ATGGAAAGCGTGCAGGAGCTGATCCCTCTGGCCAAGGAGATGATGGCGCAGAAGCCCCGAGGGAAGCTCGTGAAGCTGTACGTGCTGGGCAGTGTGCTGGCGCTCTTCGGCGTGGTGCTTGGCCTAGTGGAGACGGTGTGCAGCCCTTTCACAGCCGCCAGCCGTCTGCGCGACCAGGAGGCTGCAGTGGCCGAGCTGCGGGAAGCTTGTGAGCAGCAATCCCTCCACAAGCAGGCCCTGCTGGCAGGAGGCAAGGCACAGGAGGCGACCCTGCGCAGCCGGGCCCTGTCCCTCAGGCAGCACGCCTCTTAA